A stretch of Pseudomonas sp. LRP2-20 DNA encodes these proteins:
- a CDS encoding MarR family winged helix-turn-helix transcriptional regulator: MNANTQASCDELLLDNQVCFALHSTSLLMTKVYKPLLQALGLTYPQYLAMLVLWEQDGLTVGEISQHLLTDPGSLTPLLKRLESEGLLQRNRSREDERVVLVQLTDKGRALQQQAREVPQCILKASGRSLERLQQLQADLLELRDSLQKNL; the protein is encoded by the coding sequence ATGAACGCCAACACCCAAGCTTCCTGTGACGAGCTGCTGCTGGACAACCAGGTCTGCTTCGCCCTGCACTCCACCTCGTTGCTGATGACCAAGGTCTACAAGCCGCTGCTGCAAGCGCTGGGCCTGACCTACCCGCAGTACCTGGCCATGCTCGTGCTGTGGGAACAGGACGGCCTCACCGTAGGTGAAATCAGCCAGCACCTGCTGACCGACCCTGGCTCGCTCACGCCACTGCTCAAGCGCCTGGAAAGCGAAGGCCTGCTGCAGCGCAACCGCAGCCGCGAGGATGAGCGGGTGGTGCTGGTGCAACTGACCGACAAAGGCCGCGCCTTGCAGCAGCAGGCCCGGGAAGTGCCACAGTGCATCCTCAAGGCCAGCGGCCGCAGCCTCGAACGCCTGCAGCAGCTGCAGGCCGACTTGCTGGAGCTGCGCGACAGCCTGCAAAAAAACCTCTGA
- a CDS encoding organic hydroperoxide resistance protein — translation MQKVTPLYIAEATSTGGRDGKSRSSDGKLEVKLSTPKELGGAGGDGTNPEQMFAAGYSACFIGALKFVAGQEKKALPADASITAKVGIGQIPGGFGLDIDLHINLPGLAQADAEGLVEKAHKVCPYSNATRGNVDVRLHVTV, via the coding sequence ATGCAAAAGGTCACTCCGCTGTACATCGCAGAAGCCACCTCCACCGGCGGTCGCGACGGCAAATCCCGCTCCAGCGACGGCAAGCTGGAAGTCAAGCTGAGCACCCCCAAGGAACTCGGCGGCGCCGGTGGTGACGGCACCAACCCTGAGCAGATGTTCGCCGCTGGTTACTCGGCCTGCTTCATCGGCGCGCTGAAGTTCGTTGCCGGCCAGGAGAAGAAAGCCCTGCCTGCGGATGCCTCGATCACCGCCAAGGTCGGTATCGGCCAGATTCCCGGTGGTTTCGGCCTGGACATCGACCTGCACATCAACCTGCCGGGGCTGGCTCAGGCCGATGCCGAAGGCCTGGTGGAAAAGGCCCACAAGGTCTGCCCGTACTCCAACGCCACCCGCGGCAATGTAGATGTACGCCTGCATGTGACGGTGTAA
- the efp gene encoding elongation factor P, giving the protein MKTGKEIKPGTVLRIDNDPWLVQKAEFTKSGRNSAIMKTKLKNLLTGYKTETVYGADDKLDDVILDRKEATLSFINGDEYTFMDTTDYTMYELNAEDIEAVLPYIEEGMEDVCEAVFFEGRLVSVELPTTISRKVVYTENAARGDTSGKVMKPAKLANGTEIQVADFIAIDEWIDIDTRDNSFKGRSKK; this is encoded by the coding sequence ATGAAAACTGGTAAAGAAATCAAACCCGGTACCGTTCTGCGCATCGACAACGATCCGTGGCTGGTTCAGAAAGCTGAATTCACCAAGTCGGGCCGTAACAGCGCGATCATGAAGACCAAGCTGAAGAACCTGCTGACCGGCTACAAGACCGAAACCGTGTACGGTGCGGACGACAAGCTGGACGACGTGATCCTGGATCGCAAAGAAGCGACCCTGTCGTTCATCAACGGTGACGAATACACCTTCATGGACACCACCGACTACACCATGTACGAGCTGAACGCCGAGGACATCGAAGCCGTTCTGCCGTACATCGAAGAAGGCATGGAAGACGTCTGCGAAGCCGTGTTCTTCGAAGGCCGCCTGGTATCGGTTGAACTGCCGACCACCATCAGCCGTAAGGTCGTCTACACCGAGAACGCTGCTCGTGGCGACACTTCCGGTAAAGTCATGAAGCCTGCCAAGCTGGCAAACGGTACCGAGATCCAGGTTGCCGACTTCATCGCTATCGACGAGTGGATCGACATCGACACTCGCGACAACAGCTTCAAAGGCCGCTCCAAGAAGTAA